One Exiguobacterium acetylicum DNA segment encodes these proteins:
- a CDS encoding glycerate kinase encodes MMTILVAMDSFKGSLSSSEANRAIREGIHLINPSEHVHTVTVADGGEGTIEALRHPFNLELYEHTVLDALGSPRTATYGFNPSTQIGVVEVAEACGLPEIPENRRNPVHATTFGVGELILAAVEKGAKHLFVGLGGSATTDGGFGMLRALGIEFFDEDEERIDGTGLLHRIHRIDDTKKRTSLEGCSFTIVCDVENPFFGKEGAAHVYGPQKGASIEEIRLLDDGLHRMATVILKERRIDLQRIPGSGAAGGLGGAFAAFLDGTFASGAGLVLDANGVRKKEASFSLMFSGEGKIDSQTLKGKLPMAIASTGSAQDVPVILIGGGVDIPAVELMSKGNISAHSIATGPMNLDEMMEPDIAFHALKEKAAHCYMLWNSTRKG; translated from the coding sequence ATGATGACGATTTTAGTGGCGATGGACTCCTTCAAGGGAAGCCTGAGCTCATCCGAGGCGAATCGGGCAATCCGGGAAGGCATCCACCTCATCAACCCGTCGGAACACGTCCATACCGTTACCGTCGCGGACGGTGGGGAAGGGACGATTGAGGCCCTGCGACATCCTTTCAATCTGGAACTATACGAGCATACGGTCCTTGATGCACTAGGGTCCCCGAGGACGGCGACGTACGGATTCAACCCCTCGACACAGATTGGCGTCGTCGAGGTGGCCGAGGCATGCGGTCTTCCCGAGATTCCGGAAAACCGTCGGAATCCCGTCCATGCGACCACGTTCGGGGTGGGAGAGCTCATCCTCGCAGCCGTCGAGAAGGGAGCGAAGCATCTGTTCGTCGGCCTCGGCGGAAGTGCGACGACGGATGGTGGATTCGGTATGTTGCGAGCACTCGGAATCGAATTCTTCGACGAGGATGAGGAGAGGATAGATGGCACAGGTCTTCTCCATCGCATCCATCGAATCGACGATACGAAGAAGCGCACCTCGCTCGAGGGATGTTCTTTCACCATCGTCTGCGATGTAGAGAACCCGTTCTTTGGCAAGGAAGGGGCTGCCCATGTATATGGTCCGCAGAAAGGGGCGAGCATCGAGGAAATCCGACTACTCGATGATGGGTTACATCGTATGGCGACGGTCATCCTCAAGGAGAGACGAATCGACCTCCAACGAATACCAGGCAGCGGTGCGGCAGGCGGACTAGGTGGAGCATTCGCGGCATTCCTCGACGGGACTTTCGCATCCGGAGCAGGTCTCGTACTAGACGCGAACGGTGTGCGGAAGAAAGAGGCATCCTTCTCCTTGATGTTCTCCGGCGAAGGGAAGATTGACTCACAGACCTTGAAAGGAAAACTACCGATGGCCATCGCTAGTACGGGAAGCGCACAAGATGTTCCAGTCATCCTGATCGGAGGGGGTGTCGACATCCCTGCGGTCGAACTGATGAGCAAAGGAAACATCTCGGCACATTCGATTGCCACCGGACCGATGAATCTTGATGAAATGATGGAACCCGATATCGCGTTCCATGCACTGAAAGAAAAGGCGGCTCACTGTTATATGTTATGGAACTCTACTCGGAAAGGATGA
- a CDS encoding glycoside hydrolase family 38 C-terminal domain-containing protein, with product MKQVHVVPHMHWDREWYFSTEESRILLVNNLEEIMHRLETDEAYPYYVLDGQTSILEDYLAVKPENRDRIKRLVQANKLIIGPWYTQTDEMIVGGESIVRNLLYGIKDSREFGPHMEIGYLPDSFGQSAQMPMILNGFGITRSIFWRGTSERHGTDKTEFYWISDDGSKVLVQLMPLGYAIGKYLPTEEQALKKRMDKYLPVLDRGATGDHLLLPNGHDQMPLQQNITEVITRLHRLYPEREFFLSRYENVFEQLERQLNLPTISGEFLDGKYMRVHRSIYSTRMDIKTMNTMIENKLTNTLEPLMSLAYKLGIEYHHGLVELIWKEIMKNHAHDSIGCCCSDKVHQEIANRFFIADEKTDQLITFYKRKIVDSIETERGEDRLTFFNLSPHADRKVVRTEVITKLEEFRLETEVGEVVPHHVLERSILDPGLIDRQIVHYGDYEPFYKYTIEIQIPLPALSYDTLFVVAASSSGHQSEIAVTSETVIEDRIKTEFYEVSVKPNGTIDLIDRRTGQSFEGLLLLEDSGDDGDEYDFSPLVGDRPITSQSSRPSIERLDSVSGTRLKIIHDLKVPRNLEERKEGHSSSRLKVVLELDFIEDEPVIGLTVSVDNETNDHRLRFHLPTTLQAQSSFSDHQFGEIKRPFIDDALQVWEREGWDERPDGIFPMLSYVGVRDDETRRGLGVITNSSREFEVIPSPSPTIAVTLFRSVGVLGKEELVRRPGRPSGIKLPTPDSQMIGTHSFGFGITVLTPEDKLSSVAKRHLTPFVTYNKIPHDAMRLNPTGLRLKASNGLFSLSDNGLIMSTLKKAEQDEGLILRVYNPTDRPLPLSFEAGLPKHLFEVDLNEEGPKDVRATVGGGEYLLKPNQLKTILMK from the coding sequence ATGAAACAAGTTCATGTCGTGCCACATATGCACTGGGACCGGGAATGGTACTTCTCGACGGAAGAATCACGAATCCTACTCGTCAATAACTTAGAGGAAATCATGCATCGCCTAGAGACGGACGAGGCTTATCCCTACTACGTCCTCGACGGGCAAACGTCAATCCTAGAAGACTATCTCGCAGTGAAGCCAGAGAATCGCGATCGAATCAAACGATTGGTCCAGGCGAACAAGTTGATCATCGGTCCTTGGTATACACAGACCGATGAGATGATCGTCGGTGGGGAATCAATCGTCCGGAACCTACTATACGGAATCAAGGACTCGCGAGAGTTCGGTCCTCACATGGAAATCGGCTATCTTCCGGACTCCTTCGGACAATCTGCCCAGATGCCGATGATTCTGAACGGTTTCGGAATAACGCGCTCCATCTTCTGGCGAGGGACTTCCGAGCGACACGGGACTGACAAGACGGAGTTCTACTGGATATCCGATGATGGATCGAAGGTATTGGTCCAGTTGATGCCCCTCGGTTACGCCATCGGTAAATATCTCCCGACGGAAGAGCAGGCGTTGAAGAAGCGGATGGATAAGTATCTACCGGTCCTTGATCGCGGTGCGACAGGAGACCATCTCCTGTTGCCGAACGGACACGACCAAATGCCACTCCAACAGAACATCACGGAAGTCATCACCCGGTTGCATCGACTCTACCCGGAACGTGAATTCTTCCTGAGTCGCTACGAGAACGTGTTCGAACAGCTGGAACGGCAACTCAATCTCCCGACGATTTCAGGAGAGTTCTTGGACGGGAAGTACATGCGTGTACACCGGAGCATCTATTCGACGCGGATGGACATCAAGACCATGAACACGATGATCGAGAATAAGCTGACGAATACGCTTGAACCATTGATGAGCCTGGCCTACAAGCTAGGAATCGAATATCATCATGGGCTCGTCGAACTGATCTGGAAGGAAATCATGAAGAACCACGCGCACGATAGCATCGGCTGCTGCTGTTCGGACAAGGTCCATCAGGAAATCGCCAACCGTTTCTTCATCGCTGACGAGAAGACAGACCAGCTGATTACGTTCTACAAACGAAAAATCGTCGACTCGATCGAGACGGAACGAGGAGAAGACCGTTTGACGTTCTTCAACCTGTCTCCTCATGCGGACCGTAAGGTAGTACGAACAGAGGTGATCACGAAGCTCGAAGAGTTCCGACTCGAGACGGAGGTAGGGGAGGTCGTCCCACATCACGTGCTCGAACGTAGCATCCTCGATCCTGGTCTGATTGATCGACAAATCGTGCATTATGGAGACTACGAACCCTTCTACAAGTACACGATTGAAATACAGATTCCACTACCTGCGTTGTCCTATGACACGTTGTTCGTGGTAGCGGCCTCGTCATCAGGTCATCAATCGGAAATAGCGGTCACGTCTGAGACAGTGATTGAAGATAGAATCAAGACTGAATTCTATGAGGTATCAGTCAAACCGAACGGGACGATTGATTTGATTGATCGACGGACCGGGCAGTCGTTCGAAGGGCTTCTGCTCCTCGAGGACAGCGGTGATGACGGGGATGAGTATGATTTCTCGCCACTCGTAGGGGACCGACCGATCACATCTCAGTCCAGCCGACCGTCAATCGAGAGATTGGATTCAGTAAGCGGAACGCGCTTGAAAATCATTCATGACTTGAAGGTTCCTCGGAATCTCGAGGAACGGAAGGAAGGTCATTCCTCCAGTCGATTGAAGGTAGTGCTGGAACTGGACTTCATCGAGGACGAGCCCGTGATTGGTCTTACAGTCTCGGTCGACAATGAAACGAACGACCATCGTCTGCGATTCCACCTCCCGACGACGTTACAGGCGCAGTCCTCCTTCTCCGACCATCAATTCGGTGAAATCAAGCGACCATTCATCGATGACGCCTTACAGGTTTGGGAGAGAGAAGGATGGGACGAACGACCAGACGGAATCTTCCCGATGTTGTCGTATGTCGGCGTGCGAGATGACGAGACGAGACGGGGACTCGGCGTCATCACGAACAGTTCACGAGAATTCGAAGTAATCCCATCGCCGTCACCGACCATCGCGGTGACACTGTTCCGGAGCGTCGGAGTCCTCGGAAAGGAAGAGCTCGTCCGGCGTCCAGGACGACCTTCTGGCATCAAGTTGCCGACGCCGGATTCACAGATGATCGGAACTCATTCATTCGGATTCGGAATCACGGTGCTCACGCCGGAGGACAAGCTGTCCTCGGTCGCAAAACGGCATTTGACACCGTTCGTGACCTACAACAAGATTCCGCATGACGCGATGCGCTTGAACCCGACAGGGCTTCGACTGAAGGCATCGAATGGTCTCTTCAGTCTATCGGATAATGGTCTGATCATGAGTACCTTAAAAAAAGCGGAACAGGATGAAGGTCTCATCCTACGCGTATACAATCCGACGGACCGTCCGCTCCCCTTATCGTTCGAGGCAGGACTGCCCAAGCATCTCTTCGAGGTGGACTTGAACGAAGAGGGACCAAAGGACGTCCGTGCTACCGTCGGAGGCGGTGAATACTTGCTGAAGCCGAACCAACTCAAGACCATCTTAATGAAATGA
- the mngA gene encoding PTS 2-O-a-mannosyl-D-glycerate transporter subunit IIABC: MLLKESTSLSLLHVHQSFRTKDEVIRFLIHQLKQNGSIASETAFYQAVMDREALSPTGFEGGLAIPHGKSDTVLKASFAIATLEKPVLDWESLDPENRVELVILLAIPTSEAGSTHLALLSEFVTRLTDESYKDRLLTASTAKELERRLDQLDVEEASSTRLDEDTPLVLGVTACPAGIAHTYMAAEALVKAGRELGVEVKVEKQGANGIEDRHTRRDIDRAVAIIYAVDVSVKEEDRFGRLPKVKTSVASPLRNARKLLETAVEKGSRTQLDESPKSNQSDYVQEEKQSWRTEVKSSLLTGISHIIPIIVAGGMTLAVAVFISQIFDLQDLYAEEGSWLWLLRQLGGSLLGQLMIPILAAYMAYSIADKPALGPGFAAGVAANLIGSGFLGGMLGGLLAGYFLKFLKAKVKPQGTFAGFISFWVYPVVGTLFVGAVMLFVVGRPLAALNNGLLEWLSGLEGANALFLGAIIGAMVSFDLGGPINKAAYTFCIGAMASGNFIPYAAFASVKMVSAFSVTLSTRIGKGLFTKEEQEIGKQTWLLGLAGITEGAIPFMINDPLRVIPSLVAGSAVTGAIVAYFGIGLNVPGAGIFSLALLQGQSFLFGAVVWFGAALIGAVISTFLLLYTRKHKKDKLAKEMKRAA, encoded by the coding sequence ATGTTATTAAAGGAAAGCACATCCCTGTCACTCTTACATGTCCATCAATCATTTCGAACGAAGGATGAGGTGATTCGTTTCCTGATCCATCAATTGAAACAGAACGGAAGTATCGCATCAGAGACAGCATTCTATCAAGCGGTGATGGACCGGGAGGCGTTATCCCCTACAGGATTCGAGGGCGGACTCGCGATTCCTCACGGTAAATCCGATACGGTCCTGAAGGCCTCGTTCGCCATCGCGACGCTCGAGAAGCCTGTCCTGGATTGGGAGAGCCTCGATCCGGAGAACCGTGTCGAACTCGTCATCCTGCTCGCGATACCGACGTCGGAGGCAGGTTCGACGCATCTCGCCTTGCTGTCCGAGTTCGTCACCAGACTGACGGACGAATCGTACAAGGATCGCCTTCTGACTGCCTCGACGGCAAAAGAACTCGAGCGACGCCTGGATCAACTCGACGTAGAAGAGGCCTCATCAACTCGATTGGACGAGGACACGCCTCTCGTCCTCGGTGTGACGGCATGTCCGGCAGGAATCGCACATACCTACATGGCAGCAGAAGCGCTCGTCAAAGCAGGACGAGAACTAGGTGTCGAAGTGAAGGTTGAGAAGCAGGGTGCGAACGGCATCGAGGATCGTCATACGAGACGAGACATCGATCGAGCCGTCGCAATCATCTACGCTGTCGATGTATCAGTCAAAGAGGAGGACCGTTTCGGTCGACTCCCGAAGGTGAAGACGTCGGTCGCTTCGCCGTTACGAAACGCACGTAAGCTACTCGAGACGGCTGTCGAGAAAGGCAGTCGGACTCAGCTGGATGAGTCGCCTAAATCGAATCAGTCTGATTATGTGCAAGAAGAGAAGCAATCGTGGAGAACGGAAGTCAAGAGTTCTCTTCTGACCGGTATCTCGCATATCATCCCAATCATCGTCGCGGGTGGTATGACGCTCGCCGTCGCCGTCTTCATCTCCCAGATCTTTGACTTACAAGACCTTTATGCAGAGGAAGGGTCCTGGCTATGGCTCTTACGTCAGCTGGGAGGTTCGCTCCTCGGTCAATTGATGATTCCGATACTCGCTGCTTACATGGCGTACTCGATTGCGGATAAACCCGCTCTTGGACCAGGCTTCGCGGCAGGTGTTGCCGCCAACTTGATTGGTAGTGGCTTCCTCGGTGGGATGCTCGGTGGTCTCTTAGCTGGTTATTTCCTGAAGTTCTTGAAAGCGAAGGTCAAACCTCAAGGGACGTTCGCTGGATTCATCAGTTTCTGGGTCTATCCCGTCGTCGGGACGCTGTTCGTCGGAGCCGTCATGCTGTTCGTCGTCGGTCGTCCGCTTGCCGCCCTGAACAACGGCTTACTTGAGTGGTTGAGTGGACTCGAGGGTGCTAATGCACTCTTTCTCGGTGCGATTATCGGAGCCATGGTGTCCTTCGACCTCGGTGGTCCGATCAACAAGGCTGCCTACACGTTCTGTATCGGTGCGATGGCGAGTGGGAATTTCATCCCCTATGCCGCTTTCGCTTCGGTAAAAATGGTCTCCGCCTTTTCGGTGACCTTGTCGACAAGAATCGGTAAAGGACTCTTCACGAAAGAAGAACAGGAAATCGGAAAGCAGACGTGGCTCCTCGGTCTTGCTGGGATCACGGAAGGAGCAATCCCGTTCATGATCAATGATCCCTTGCGCGTCATCCCTTCGCTCGTCGCGGGTTCAGCCGTGACGGGGGCCATCGTCGCCTATTTCGGAATCGGATTGAACGTTCCAGGGGCAGGGATCTTCTCCCTTGCCTTGTTACAAGGTCAATCCTTCCTGTTCGGTGCGGTCGTATGGTTCGGGGCAGCCTTGATAGGGGCCGTCATTTCCACGTTCTTGCTGTTATACACGAGAAAACACAAAAAAGATAAGTTGGCGAAAGAGATGAAACGCGCCGCATAA
- a CDS encoding MurR/RpiR family transcriptional regulator, translated as MLTFKERIDKYEYQLNDTDDQIVEYMLGHIEHVMTMSIQVLAENVYTVPNTIVRLSRKLGYDGFSHMKNAIKNEQDDDQQGMDHLNKTRELLDPEKMEDINHLIMQAPRVLIYGIGDSAIYCEYLMNGYRVANKKCEFNMHRHNTLSELEAMSPKDLLVLISVSGESAQIIEVADRAKERGIKMISITDFRKNTLQRLANHTLYFSSPPTYHRQHNVTDPTPIFYLLRRLLEGYWKAYM; from the coding sequence ATGTTGACTTTCAAGGAACGGATAGATAAATATGAATATCAACTGAACGACACGGACGATCAGATCGTCGAATATATGCTCGGGCACATCGAACATGTCATGACGATGTCTATACAAGTATTAGCAGAAAACGTCTATACGGTACCGAACACCATCGTCAGACTATCACGCAAGCTAGGATATGATGGCTTCTCACATATGAAGAATGCCATCAAGAACGAACAGGATGATGACCAGCAGGGGATGGATCATCTGAACAAGACACGTGAACTGCTCGATCCCGAGAAGATGGAGGACATCAACCATCTCATCATGCAAGCGCCACGAGTGTTGATTTACGGCATCGGGGATTCTGCCATCTATTGCGAGTATCTGATGAATGGATATAGGGTCGCGAACAAGAAGTGTGAGTTCAACATGCATCGTCACAACACGTTATCCGAACTCGAGGCGATGTCCCCTAAGGATTTATTGGTGCTGATCTCGGTTTCGGGAGAGAGTGCTCAAATCATCGAGGTAGCCGATCGCGCCAAGGAACGCGGTATCAAGATGATTTCCATCACGGACTTCCGAAAGAATACGCTGCAGCGGCTCGCGAATCATACGCTCTATTTTTCTTCACCGCCAACCTACCATCGGCAACACAACGTGACGGACCCGACACCGATTTTTTACTTGCTACGAAGACTACTGGAGGGCTACTGGAAGGCATACATGTGA
- a CDS encoding AlbA family DNA-binding domain-containing protein, which translates to MMHERLVRELLRSPENEYVDFKKTMYRRQSYANLLLDVMSMANSAYEGSRYILMGIKHFPDGEVRVHGIGDDEKKDSSTFQQLIFENIEPYLPIELHYVEVDDKTIVIIELKNPTQQPYMMRKKYNNLHEGLCYVRRGSQQGHAMRQDFLRFATWRERCDFSIVDGHLRALDDRKDYSSLVCSIRNLTSFPMMIIGGYLEILDSEKVLSRLTLYGFEENVIGADFRMEVRPMSEKYGELHFSFSSSDVIRMGMGDSGILDSGIRLKVTLIDSAENRYVAIHENPFIHVRGDFLWKVRQL; encoded by the coding sequence ATGATGCACGAGAGACTTGTGCGAGAGTTGCTTCGATCACCTGAGAATGAATATGTCGACTTTAAAAAGACGATGTACCGTAGGCAATCCTACGCGAACTTACTTCTAGACGTGATGTCGATGGCGAACAGCGCATACGAAGGGAGTAGATATATCCTGATGGGGATCAAACACTTTCCCGATGGAGAGGTGAGAGTGCATGGGATTGGTGATGATGAAAAAAAAGATTCCTCCACCTTCCAACAGTTGATATTTGAGAACATAGAACCCTATCTCCCGATTGAACTTCACTATGTAGAGGTGGACGATAAAACGATTGTAATCATCGAGTTAAAAAATCCGACGCAACAGCCTTACATGATGAGAAAGAAGTACAATAATCTTCATGAAGGACTATGTTATGTCCGTAGAGGTTCTCAGCAAGGACATGCAATGAGACAAGACTTCCTCCGTTTCGCGACTTGGAGAGAACGTTGCGATTTTTCTATTGTAGATGGACATCTTCGTGCCTTGGACGATCGGAAGGATTATTCCTCCTTAGTTTGTAGTATCAGAAATCTTACATCCTTTCCGATGATGATTATCGGTGGATACCTCGAAATTCTTGACTCTGAAAAGGTACTATCGAGACTGACGCTCTATGGTTTCGAAGAAAATGTAATCGGTGCGGACTTTAGGATGGAAGTTCGTCCGATGTCTGAGAAGTATGGTGAACTGCATTTCAGCTTCAGCTCTTCAGATGTCATACGGATGGGTATGGGTGACTCAGGCATCTTAGATTCAGGAATCCGACTGAAGGTAACGCTAATCGACTCAGCCGAAAACCGATATGTAGCCATTCATGAGAATCCGTTCATTCACGTGAGAGGAGACTTTCTCTGGAAGGTACGACAGTTATAG
- a CDS encoding AAA family ATPase, with translation MKNMILEIAAYVNALRPIIYIPHNDFTSIEKVIDNVADGKFEIVEFNHGYGYVDFRTKLPKTKCSLSEFLRYADDVSSEPRFLVLKDVHRELGEPEVQALLKSIAMKNLYKEDFYCTVFILSTSLVVPAELESLITILEVGAPDASDIEELIKDFSRVQDISIEQSIIDEMTLSFKGLSEFEIYQILNLAYQSNGEITAEDKSLILREKEQFVKKSGMLEIINFQEDIDDIGGLENLKSWLRRKARIFNHLDHAMKAGVDVPKGLMMVGMPGCGKSLAAKATAKLFDVPLLRLDIGKLFGKYVGESEDNMRRALKTAEAVSPCILWVDEIEKAFSGIGDSGGGNSVTTRLFGTFLTWMQEKESTVFVVATANDISSLPPELLRKGRFDELFSVNLPNKEERRRILDIHLTKRRKNNLELDTIKVVKATEGFNGADLESVVKDAIENLYLEGRDELRTEDLLDVVKETKGISDSLKDKVNQIKMSLEKFDIKPASVQDVT, from the coding sequence ATGAAGAATATGATTTTAGAAATCGCCGCCTATGTAAACGCTCTTAGACCTATCATATACATTCCTCACAACGACTTCACGAGTATCGAAAAGGTTATAGATAATGTAGCTGACGGAAAATTCGAAATAGTCGAGTTCAATCATGGTTATGGATATGTGGACTTCCGGACGAAACTTCCGAAGACCAAATGTTCACTCAGTGAGTTCTTACGGTATGCCGACGATGTTAGTAGCGAGCCGAGATTTCTGGTTTTGAAGGATGTACATAGGGAACTTGGCGAACCAGAAGTACAAGCATTGCTGAAGAGCATCGCGATGAAGAATCTCTACAAAGAGGATTTCTACTGCACGGTATTCATCCTGAGCACAAGCCTCGTGGTACCGGCGGAACTCGAGTCGCTGATTACCATATTGGAGGTCGGTGCACCCGACGCCTCGGACATCGAGGAGCTCATCAAGGATTTTTCGAGAGTGCAGGACATCAGTATCGAACAATCAATCATCGACGAGATGACCCTATCCTTCAAGGGCTTGAGTGAGTTCGAGATTTATCAAATCCTGAACCTCGCATATCAGTCGAACGGCGAGATAACGGCGGAGGACAAGTCGTTGATTCTTCGGGAGAAGGAGCAGTTCGTAAAGAAATCCGGGATGCTCGAAATCATCAATTTCCAGGAGGACATCGATGATATCGGTGGACTCGAGAACCTGAAGTCCTGGCTTAGGAGGAAGGCCCGCATCTTTAATCATCTTGATCATGCGATGAAGGCAGGCGTCGACGTTCCGAAGGGTCTGATGATGGTAGGAATGCCGGGATGCGGGAAGAGTCTTGCGGCAAAGGCGACCGCTAAGCTCTTCGACGTACCGCTATTACGTCTCGATATCGGTAAGCTTTTCGGGAAGTATGTCGGTGAGAGCGAGGACAACATGAGGCGTGCACTTAAGACTGCCGAGGCGGTCAGTCCTTGCATCCTTTGGGTGGACGAGATTGAAAAGGCGTTCTCCGGTATAGGGGATTCTGGAGGTGGCAACAGTGTCACGACACGCCTGTTCGGGACGTTCCTGACATGGATGCAGGAGAAGGAATCGACGGTATTCGTCGTCGCGACGGCGAACGACATTTCGTCCCTTCCTCCTGAATTGTTGCGGAAAGGACGTTTCGACGAACTATTCTCGGTCAATCTTCCGAACAAGGAGGAGCGAAGACGGATTCTCGACATCCATTTGACTAAGCGTCGGAAAAACAATTTAGAACTGGATACGATTAAAGTCGTCAAGGCGACCGAAGGTTTCAATGGAGCGGATCTCGAGTCCGTCGTTAAGGATGCCATAGAAAATCTATATCTGGAAGGACGTGACGAGCTCCGGACGGAAGACTTACTCGACGTGGTCAAGGAGACGAAAGGAATATCGGATTCGTTGAAGGACAAAGTCAATCAAATCAAGATGAGCTTGGAAAAGTTCGATATCAAACCAGCTAGTGTTCAAGATGTGACGTGA
- a CDS encoding McrC family protein: MQVIMRKSDVIEVMEYEAIVRRGPGQKVDKETFEELEELMLELSSEGRDGLDFLSLSSRKGIGKVIRARNYVGVLQMPSGRQLQILPKIHGAKVDARAAMLKMLKTMREFPSKSFDATNLGSSNMSMFEIYIKLFLKEVSFLIRRGLRSDYRQLEENVRFYKGKMNFARQLTINHVHKERFFVTYDEYGIDCAENRILKKALMKVIGVTTDAKNRKEARRLLEYFEGTTESHEVAKDFSSIFDSRKNGHYQISLGWARLLLNDSNVSNTTGSLNAQSLLFSMNQLFESYIAKTIKHHFNEKWEIYLKGPVEHLFDSGSFRLIPDMVIKYQQKRDGRKRTRIIDTKWKVLDHGNANFGISSSDMYQMFAYAKKYSCEQVVMVYPLVEGLANGTRNIRYTDGDITVHIHLFDCVDGEEELVDFLESLDSQ, translated from the coding sequence ATGCAGGTCATCATGCGAAAGTCTGATGTCATCGAGGTGATGGAGTATGAAGCCATCGTACGCAGAGGACCGGGTCAGAAAGTCGACAAGGAGACGTTCGAGGAGCTCGAGGAGCTCATGCTCGAACTGTCTTCGGAAGGAAGGGACGGACTCGATTTCCTGTCCCTGTCATCACGCAAGGGTATCGGCAAGGTCATCCGTGCAAGGAATTACGTCGGTGTCCTGCAGATGCCGAGTGGTCGACAGCTCCAAATCCTTCCGAAAATCCATGGGGCGAAGGTCGATGCAAGGGCTGCCATGCTCAAGATGTTGAAGACGATGCGTGAGTTCCCGAGTAAGTCGTTCGATGCGACGAATCTCGGAAGCTCGAACATGTCTATGTTTGAAATCTATATCAAGCTCTTTCTGAAAGAGGTGTCCTTCCTGATCAGGAGAGGCTTGAGATCAGATTATCGTCAACTCGAGGAGAACGTGCGTTTTTACAAGGGGAAGATGAACTTCGCGCGGCAACTCACGATCAATCACGTGCATAAAGAAAGGTTCTTCGTCACGTACGACGAGTACGGAATCGACTGCGCCGAGAATCGAATTTTGAAGAAGGCCTTAATGAAAGTCATCGGGGTTACGACAGATGCGAAGAATCGTAAAGAGGCGAGACGATTATTGGAGTATTTCGAGGGAACGACCGAGAGCCACGAGGTGGCGAAAGACTTCTCTAGCATCTTCGATAGCCGGAAGAACGGACATTATCAGATTTCGTTAGGGTGGGCGAGACTGCTCTTGAACGACTCCAACGTATCAAATACCACCGGTAGTTTGAATGCACAATCGCTACTATTCTCGATGAATCAACTGTTCGAGAGTTACATCGCAAAAACGATTAAACATCATTTTAATGAGAAGTGGGAGATATACCTGAAAGGACCCGTCGAACATCTATTCGATAGTGGTTCGTTCAGACTCATCCCTGACATGGTGATAAAGTATCAACAGAAGAGGGACGGAAGAAAGAGAACGCGCATCATCGATACGAAATGGAAGGTCCTTGATCATGGAAATGCCAACTTCGGAATCTCCTCGAGCGACATGTATCAGATGTTCGCCTATGCGAAGAAATATTCTTGTGAGCAGGTTGTGATGGTCTATCCACTCGTCGAGGGCCTTGCTAATGGAACGAGGAACATCCGATACACCGATGGTGACATCACCGTGCATATCCATCTATTCGATTGCGTGGATGGGGAGGAAGAGCTCGTTGACTTCCTCGAGTCTCTCGATTCACAATAA